The Pongo abelii isolate AG06213 chromosome 23, NHGRI_mPonAbe1-v2.0_pri, whole genome shotgun sequence genome includes a window with the following:
- the GP1BB gene encoding platelet glycoprotein Ib beta chain produces MGSGPRGALSLLLLLLAPQSRPAAGCPAPCSCAGTLVDCGRRGLTWASLPTAFPVDTTELVLTGNNLTALPPGLLDALPALRTAHLGANPWRCDCRLVPLRAWLAGRPERAPYRDLRCVAPPALRGRLLPYLAEDELRAACAPGPLCWGALAAQLALLGLGLLHALLLVLLLCRLRSLRARARARAAARLSLTDPLVAERAGTDES; encoded by the exons ATGGGCTCCG GGCCGCGCGGGGCGCTGAGCTTACTGCTCCTGCTGCTGGCCCCGCAGAGCCGCCCGGCCGCAGGTTGCCCGGCGCCCTGTAGCTGCGCGGGGACGCTCGTGGACTGCGGGCGCCGCGGGCTGACTTGGGCCTCGCTGCCGACCGCCTTCCCTGTCGACACAACCGAGCTGGTGCTGACCGGCAACAACCTGACGGCGCTGCCGCCGGGGCTGCTGGACGCGCTGCCAGCGCTGCGCACCGCACACCTGGGCGCCAACCCCTGGCGCTGCGACTGCCGCCTTGTGCCGCTGCGCGCCTGGCTGGCCGGCCGCCCTGAGCGTGCGCCCTACCGCGACCTGCGTTGCGTGGCGCCCCCAGCGCTGCGCGGCCGCCTGCTGCCCTACCTGGCCGAGGACGAGCTACGCGCCGCTTGCGCTCCCGGCCCGCTCTGCTGGGGGGCGCTGGCGGCGCAGCTTGCGCTGCTGGGCCTTGGGCTGCTGCACGCGTtgctgctggtgctgctgctgTGCCGCCTGCGGAGTCTGCGGGCCCGCGCCCGCGCTCGCGCCGCAGCCCGGCTGTCGCTGACCGACCCGCTGGTGGCGGAGCGAGCCGGAACCGACGAGTCTTGA